Proteins encoded together in one Methanobrevibacter sp. V74 window:
- a CDS encoding DEAD/DEAH box helicase, whose amino-acid sequence MIKMENLRDDIKSIINSAYPYIKEFNPAQKAVIESGYLEDKSNYIICIPTASGKTVLGVLPMLKTILDGGKAVYAAPLLSIQNEKVKEFKSFEEHGINVGRHPASSDLSVMVFESFDALTRFSWNTLRDVDTLIIDEFHMIGEFTRGPTLESAITRAKIINPSMRIIALSATLRNIEEIEGWLEGKCVEHDYRPVPLHKEVLDAEMFNTKNKNDVIVKVLEKSIKDKSQALAFVSTRRFTESLATYVSKKINKKINLKQREQFKKVSDRILEVPKKKGSLPTSTCVKLAESLEHGIAFHHAGLFNEQKEIIEDEFRNGNILMITATPSLMYGVNLPSKTVVIRDTTRWTGNGPQPIPVFDYEQMSGRAGRPQYDDVGYSYLVAKTMDEASNLQDYYVEGEIELTNSKLVDNKDAIYKQIIAQINSSLSKNLDELTDFFEKTLYGYQMTNNPSMALFAEDSIKYELENAIDFLLQNRIIRATPEGLATTDFGNLIAKSNYSVETAVKIKEYVSSIDKINVSEFIYALCETPDVPLISFKGRKSKDPVLDKLSEEGLFAVDIGNIEATAVSLMEWVDERNEYEIENKYNVYSASTRRSAYEASHLVKFAKDTSEVLGNYSKLKDFDFLSARLYYGVKEDIIPLVVGVKRLGRKRARNLVNIFGNDLSGISENELQKVEGIGPKLAEKISLFAKN is encoded by the coding sequence ATGATTAAAATGGAAAATTTAAGAGACGATATCAAATCAATAATCAATAGTGCGTATCCTTATATTAAGGAATTTAACCCTGCTCAAAAAGCGGTAATCGAGTCCGGTTATCTAGAAGATAAATCAAATTATATTATCTGCATTCCAACAGCTAGCGGTAAAACTGTTTTAGGAGTGCTTCCTATGCTAAAGACAATACTGGATGGCGGAAAAGCAGTTTATGCTGCACCATTACTTTCAATACAAAATGAAAAAGTGAAAGAATTTAAATCCTTTGAAGAACATGGAATTAATGTTGGTAGACACCCTGCAAGCTCTGATTTATCAGTCATGGTTTTTGAATCATTTGATGCGCTTACAAGATTTTCCTGGAACACACTAAGAGACGTTGACACATTAATCATCGATGAATTTCATATGATTGGGGAGTTTACAAGAGGACCAACTCTTGAATCAGCCATAACAAGAGCTAAAATTATCAATCCATCTATGAGAATTATTGCATTATCTGCTACTTTAAGAAATATTGAGGAAATAGAAGGCTGGCTTGAAGGAAAATGTGTTGAACATGATTATCGCCCAGTACCTCTTCACAAAGAAGTTTTAGATGCAGAGATGTTTAATACTAAAAATAAAAATGACGTTATTGTAAAAGTATTAGAAAAATCAATTAAAGACAAATCACAAGCATTGGCATTTGTTTCTACAAGGCGGTTTACCGAAAGCCTTGCAACATATGTATCTAAAAAAATCAACAAAAAAATCAATTTAAAACAAAGAGAACAATTTAAAAAAGTCTCTGATAGAATATTGGAAGTTCCAAAAAAGAAAGGTTCACTTCCAACAAGCACATGTGTTAAATTAGCTGAAAGCCTTGAACATGGTATTGCATTCCACCATGCAGGATTGTTTAATGAACAAAAAGAAATTATTGAAGATGAATTTAGAAATGGCAATATTTTAATGATTACTGCAACTCCAAGTTTAATGTATGGAGTTAACTTACCTTCAAAAACAGTTGTAATTAGAGATACTACTCGTTGGACTGGAAATGGACCTCAACCAATACCTGTCTTTGATTATGAACAAATGTCCGGTAGGGCTGGAAGGCCCCAATACGATGATGTAGGATATTCTTACTTAGTTGCTAAAACTATGGATGAAGCTTCAAACCTGCAAGACTATTACGTTGAAGGAGAAATTGAATTAACTAACTCTAAACTTGTTGACAATAAAGATGCAATCTACAAACAAATTATTGCCCAAATAAATTCATCACTTTCCAAAAATCTTGATGAGCTAACTGACTTTTTTGAAAAAACATTATACGGTTATCAAATGACCAATAATCCTTCAATGGCATTATTCGCAGAAGACAGCATCAAATATGAACTTGAAAATGCAATAGACTTTCTACTTCAAAATAGAATCATAAGAGCAACACCTGAAGGATTAGCAACGACTGATTTTGGTAATTTAATAGCCAAATCCAATTATTCAGTTGAAACTGCCGTTAAAATTAAAGAATATGTTTCAAGCATTGATAAAATTAATGTTAGTGAGTTTATTTATGCATTATGTGAAACTCCTGATGTGCCATTAATCTCGTTTAAAGGAAGAAAATCAAAAGATCCTGTTCTTGACAAATTATCTGAAGAGGGATTATTTGCAGTTGACATTGGAAACATTGAAGCTACTGCCGTGTCATTAATGGAATGGGTTGATGAGAGAAATGAATATGAAATTGAAAATAAATATAATGTTTATTCCGCATCAACTAGAAGATCTGCTTATGAAGCATCACACCTTGTTAAATTTGCAAAAGATACATCAGAGGTCTTAGGAAATTATTCAAAATTAAAAGACTTTGACTTTTTATCTGCCAGATTATATTACGGCGTGA
- a CDS encoding thioredoxin family protein, which yields MTIKVEVFSTSTCPHCPAAIDAAQQAKNKLGDVMDFESVKIDDPNNPENRQRAIDYQIMAVPTIVINGEVSFVGAPSAEELTTHIESLL from the coding sequence ATGACAATTAAAGTAGAAGTTTTTTCAACCAGTACCTGTCCGCACTGTCCTGCAGCTATTGACGCAGCTCAGCAAGCAAAAAATAAATTAGGTGATGTAATGGATTTTGAATCAGTTAAAATCGATGATCCTAATAATCCAGAAAACAGACAAAGAGCAATTGATTATCAAATTATGGCCGTTCCTACAATTGTGATTAATGGTGAAGTATCATTTGTTGGGGCACCTAGTGCTGAAGAATTAACTACTCATATTGAATCTTTATTATAG